The following proteins are co-located in the Dromiciops gliroides isolate mDroGli1 chromosome 2, mDroGli1.pri, whole genome shotgun sequence genome:
- the NDST2 gene encoding bifunctional heparan sulfate N-deacetylase/N-sulfotransferase 2 isoform X1, with amino-acid sequence MLQLWKVVRPARQLELHRLVLLLIAFSLASMAFLAYYVSTTPKAKEPLPLPLGDCSSGGAAGPGPARPPAPPWPPRPSETARTEPVVLVFVESVYSQLGQEIVAILESSRFRYSTELAPGRGDMPTLTERARGRYALVVYENLLKYVNLDAWSRELLDRYCVEYGVGIIGFFRAHEHSLLSAQLKGFPLFLHSNLGLRDYQVNPAAPLLHLTRPSRLEPGPLPGEDWTVFQSNHSTYEPVLLASPRLAEASSLGPVPRRARLPTVVQDLGLHDGIQRVLFGHSLTFWLHKLVFVDAVAYLTGKRLCLALDRYILVDIDDIFVGKEGTRMKVADVEALLTTQSKLRALVPNFTFNLGFSGKFYHTGTEEEDAGDDMLLRHRNEFWWFPHMWSHMQPHLFHNRSVLADQMRLNKQFALEHGIPTDLGYAVAPHHSGVYPIHTQLYEAWKSVWGIQVTSTEEYPHLRPARYRRGFIHNGIMVLPRQTCGLFTHTIFYNEYPGGSRELDRSIRGGELFLTVLLNPISIFMTHLSNYGNDRLGLYTFESLVRFLQCWTRLRLQTLPPAPLAQKYFDLFPQERSPLWQNPCDDKRHKDIWSKEKTCDRLPKFLIVGPQKTGTTAIHFFLSLHPAVTSSFPSSSTFEEIQFFNGPNYYKGIDWYMDFFPVPSNASTDFLFEKSATYFDSEVVPRRGAALLPRAKIITVLTNPADRAYSWYQHQRAHGDPVALNHTFYQVISAPPQAPSALRALQNRCLIPGYYSTHLQRWLTYYPSGQVLIVDGQELRTNPAASMESIQKFLGVTPLLNYTRTLRFDEGKGFWCQGLEGGKTRCLGKSKGRRYPDMDAESRLLLIDFFRDHNLELSKLLSRLGQPLPSWLQEELRRSSLG; translated from the exons ATGCTCCAGCTGTGGAAAGTGGTCCGTCCAGCTCGGCAGCTGGAGCTGCATCGTCTGGTGTTGCTGCTTATCGCCTTCAGCTTGGCCTCCATGGCCTTCCTGGCCTACTATGTGTCCACCACCCCCAAGGCCAAGGAGCCCCTGCCTCTGCCCCTGGGTGACTGCAGCAGTGGTGGTGCTGCAGGCCCTGGGCCAGCCCGGCCCCCGGCACCCCCCTGGCCTCCTCGGCCATCAGAAACAGCTCGCACCGAGCCCGTGGTGCTGGTCTTTGTGGAAAGTGTGTACTCACAGCTGGGCCAGGAGATTGTGGCCATCTTGGAATCCAGCCGTTTCCGATATAGCACAGAGCTGGCCCCCGGCCGGGGGGATATGCCCACATTGACCGAACGTGCCAGGGGCCGCTACGCCCTTGTTGTCTATGAGAACCTACTTAAGTACGTCAACCTGGATGCCTGGAGCCGTGAGCTCTTGGACCGATACTGTGTGGAATATGGGGTGGGCATCATCGGCTTCTTCCGTGCCCACGAGCACAGTCTGCTCAGTGCCCAGCTCAAGGGCTTCCCTCTCTTCCTACATTCCAACCTGGGGCTGCGTGACTATCAGGTGAACCCTGCCGCCCCACTGCTGCACCTCACTCGGCCCAGCCGTCTGGAGCCTGGGCCGCTGCCCGGGGAGGACTGGACAGTCTTCCAGTCCAACCACAGCACATATGAGCCAGTCCTGCTGGCCAGTCCGCGGCTGGCTGAGGCCTCCTCCCTGGGCCCGGTGCCCCGTCGTGCCCGCCTGCCCACAGTGGTGCAGGACCTGGGGCTGCATGATGGCATCCAGCGTGTGCTTTTTGGCCACAGTCTCACCTTCTGGCTTCACAAATTGGTCTTTGTGGATGCTGTTGCCTACCTCACTGGGAAGCGCCTCTGCCTTGCCCTTGATCGCTATATCCTGGTGGACATCGATGACATTTTTGTGGGCAAAGAAGGCACCCGAATGAAGGTGGCTGATGTTGAG GCCCTGCTTACCACACAGAGTAAACTCAGGGCTTTAGTCCCCAACTTCACTTTCAACCTGGGCTTCTCAGGAAAGTTCTACCATACAG GGACAGAGGAGGAAGATGCAGGGGACGACATGCTGCTGAGGCACCGAAACGAGTTCTGGTGGTTTCCCCATATGTGGAGCCATATGCAGCCACACCTGTTCCACAATCGCTCTGTGCTGGCGGATCAGATGCGGCTCAACAAACAGTTTGCTCTG GAGCATGGGATCCCCACGGATCTGGGGTATGCAGTGGCTCCCCACCACTCGGGCGTGTACCCCATCCACACACAGCTCTATGAGGCCTGGAAATCTGTGTGGGGCATCCAGGTGACCAGCACTGAAGAATACCCCCACCTCCGGCCTGCACGCTACCGGCGAGGCTTTATTCACAACGGCATCATG GTCCTGCCCCGACAGACATGTGGTCTCTTCACTCACACCATCTTCTACAATGAGTATCCTGGAGGCTCTCGAGAGCTGGACAGGAGCATCCGTGGTGGAGAGCTCTTCCTGACCGTTCTGCTTAACCCG ATCAGCATCTTCATGACCCATCTGTCTAACTATGGCAACGACCGGCTGGGCCTGTACACTTTTGAGAGCTTGGTGCGCTTCCTGCAGTGCTGGACCCGGCTGCGCCTGCAGACTCTGCCCCCAGCCCCCCTGGCACAAAAGTACTTTGACCTCTTTCCTCAGGAACGCAGCCCGCTCTGGCAG AACCCCTGTGATGACAAGAGACACAAAGACATCTGGTCCAAGGAGAAGACGTGTGACCGGCTCCCCAAGTTCCTCATTGTGGGGCCCCAGAAaacag gaACCACGGCCATCCACTTCTTCCTGAGCCTGCACCCAGCTGTGACTAGCAGCTTCCCAAGCTCCAGCACCTTTGAAGAGATCCAGTTCTTCAATGGCCCCAATTACTACAAAGGCATCGACTG GTACATGGACTTTTTCCCAGTCCCCTCCAATGCCAGCACCGACTTCCTGTTTGAGAAAAGTGCCACCTACTTTGACTCCGAGGTTGTCCCCCGTCGGGGAGCAGCCCTGTTGCCCCGTGCCAAGATCATCACAGTGCTTACCAACCCTGCTGACCGGGCCTACTCCTGGTACCAG CATCAACGAGCACATGGTGACCCTGTAGCCCTGAACCACACCTTCTACCAAGTGATCTCAGCCCCACCACAGGCTCCTTCCGCACTCCGTGCCCTACAGAACCGCTGCCTCATCCCTGGCTACTACTCCACCCATCTGCAGCGCTGGCTCACCTATTACCCTTCTGGGCAG GTGTTGATAGTGGATGGACAGGAGCTGCGCACAAACCCAGCGGCCTCCATGGAGAGCATTCAGAAGTTCCTGGGGGTCACCCCCCTTCTCAACTACACAAGAACCCTCAG GTTTGATGAGGGGAAGGGATTCTGGTGCCAGGGGCTAGAGGGTGGCAAGACACGATGCCTGGGCAAGAGCAAAGGACGGAGGTACCCAGACATGGACGCTGAG TCCCGCCTTCTCCTGATTGACTTTTTCCGGGACCACAATCTGGAATTGTCGAAACTGCTGAGTCGGCTTGGGCAGCCATTGCCTTCTTGGCTTCAGGAAGAGCTGCGGCGTTCAAGCCTGGGCTGA
- the NDST2 gene encoding bifunctional heparan sulfate N-deacetylase/N-sulfotransferase 2 isoform X4 — translation MLQLWKVVRPARQLELHRLVLLLIAFSLASMAFLAYYVSTTPKAKEPLPLPLGDCSSGGAAGPGPARPPAPPWPPRPSETARTEPVVLVFVESVYSQLGQEIVAILESSRFRYSTELAPGRGDMPTLTERARGRYALVVYENLLKYVNLDAWSRELLDRYCVEYGVGIIGFFRAHEHSLLSAQLKGFPLFLHSNLGLRDYQVNPAAPLLHLTRPSRLEPGPLPGEDWTVFQSNHSTYEPVLLASPRLAEASSLGPVPRRARLPTVVQDLGLHDGIQRVLFGHSLTFWLHKLVFVDAVAYLTGKRLCLALDRYILVDIDDIFVGKEGTRMKVADVEALLTTQSKLRALVPNFTFNLGFSGKFYHTGTEEEDAGDDMLLRHRNEFWWFPHMWSHMQPHLFHNRSVLADQMRLNKQFALEHGIPTDLGYAVAPHHSGVYPIHTQLYEAWKSVWGIQVTSTEEYPHLRPARYRRGFIHNGIMVLPRQTCGLFTHTIFYNEYPGGSRELDRSIRGGELFLTVLLNPISIFMTHLSNYGNDRLGLYTFESLVRFLQCWTRLRLQTLPPAPLAQKYFDLFPQERSPLWQNPCDDKRHKDIWSKEKTCDRLPKFLIVGPQKTGTTAIHFFLSLHPAVTSSFPSSSTFEEIQFFNGPNYYKGIDCPSPGTWTFSQSPPMPAPTSCLRKVPPTLTPRLSPVGEQPCCPVPRSSQCLPTLLTGPTPGTSINEHMVTL, via the exons ATGCTCCAGCTGTGGAAAGTGGTCCGTCCAGCTCGGCAGCTGGAGCTGCATCGTCTGGTGTTGCTGCTTATCGCCTTCAGCTTGGCCTCCATGGCCTTCCTGGCCTACTATGTGTCCACCACCCCCAAGGCCAAGGAGCCCCTGCCTCTGCCCCTGGGTGACTGCAGCAGTGGTGGTGCTGCAGGCCCTGGGCCAGCCCGGCCCCCGGCACCCCCCTGGCCTCCTCGGCCATCAGAAACAGCTCGCACCGAGCCCGTGGTGCTGGTCTTTGTGGAAAGTGTGTACTCACAGCTGGGCCAGGAGATTGTGGCCATCTTGGAATCCAGCCGTTTCCGATATAGCACAGAGCTGGCCCCCGGCCGGGGGGATATGCCCACATTGACCGAACGTGCCAGGGGCCGCTACGCCCTTGTTGTCTATGAGAACCTACTTAAGTACGTCAACCTGGATGCCTGGAGCCGTGAGCTCTTGGACCGATACTGTGTGGAATATGGGGTGGGCATCATCGGCTTCTTCCGTGCCCACGAGCACAGTCTGCTCAGTGCCCAGCTCAAGGGCTTCCCTCTCTTCCTACATTCCAACCTGGGGCTGCGTGACTATCAGGTGAACCCTGCCGCCCCACTGCTGCACCTCACTCGGCCCAGCCGTCTGGAGCCTGGGCCGCTGCCCGGGGAGGACTGGACAGTCTTCCAGTCCAACCACAGCACATATGAGCCAGTCCTGCTGGCCAGTCCGCGGCTGGCTGAGGCCTCCTCCCTGGGCCCGGTGCCCCGTCGTGCCCGCCTGCCCACAGTGGTGCAGGACCTGGGGCTGCATGATGGCATCCAGCGTGTGCTTTTTGGCCACAGTCTCACCTTCTGGCTTCACAAATTGGTCTTTGTGGATGCTGTTGCCTACCTCACTGGGAAGCGCCTCTGCCTTGCCCTTGATCGCTATATCCTGGTGGACATCGATGACATTTTTGTGGGCAAAGAAGGCACCCGAATGAAGGTGGCTGATGTTGAG GCCCTGCTTACCACACAGAGTAAACTCAGGGCTTTAGTCCCCAACTTCACTTTCAACCTGGGCTTCTCAGGAAAGTTCTACCATACAG GGACAGAGGAGGAAGATGCAGGGGACGACATGCTGCTGAGGCACCGAAACGAGTTCTGGTGGTTTCCCCATATGTGGAGCCATATGCAGCCACACCTGTTCCACAATCGCTCTGTGCTGGCGGATCAGATGCGGCTCAACAAACAGTTTGCTCTG GAGCATGGGATCCCCACGGATCTGGGGTATGCAGTGGCTCCCCACCACTCGGGCGTGTACCCCATCCACACACAGCTCTATGAGGCCTGGAAATCTGTGTGGGGCATCCAGGTGACCAGCACTGAAGAATACCCCCACCTCCGGCCTGCACGCTACCGGCGAGGCTTTATTCACAACGGCATCATG GTCCTGCCCCGACAGACATGTGGTCTCTTCACTCACACCATCTTCTACAATGAGTATCCTGGAGGCTCTCGAGAGCTGGACAGGAGCATCCGTGGTGGAGAGCTCTTCCTGACCGTTCTGCTTAACCCG ATCAGCATCTTCATGACCCATCTGTCTAACTATGGCAACGACCGGCTGGGCCTGTACACTTTTGAGAGCTTGGTGCGCTTCCTGCAGTGCTGGACCCGGCTGCGCCTGCAGACTCTGCCCCCAGCCCCCCTGGCACAAAAGTACTTTGACCTCTTTCCTCAGGAACGCAGCCCGCTCTGGCAG AACCCCTGTGATGACAAGAGACACAAAGACATCTGGTCCAAGGAGAAGACGTGTGACCGGCTCCCCAAGTTCCTCATTGTGGGGCCCCAGAAaacag gaACCACGGCCATCCACTTCTTCCTGAGCCTGCACCCAGCTGTGACTAGCAGCTTCCCAAGCTCCAGCACCTTTGAAGAGATCCAGTTCTTCAATGGCCCCAATTACTACAAAGGCATCGACTG TCCATCCCCAGGTACATGGACTTTTTCCCAGTCCCCTCCAATGCCAGCACCGACTTCCTGTTTGAGAAAAGTGCCACCTACTTTGACTCCGAGGTTGTCCCCCGTCGGGGAGCAGCCCTGTTGCCCCGTGCCAAGATCATCACAGTGCTTACCAACCCTGCTGACCGGGCCTACTCCTGGTACCAG CATCAACGAGCACATGGTGACCCTGTAG
- the NDST2 gene encoding bifunctional heparan sulfate N-deacetylase/N-sulfotransferase 2 isoform X2: MLQLWKVVRPARQLELHRLVLLLIAFSLASMAFLAYYVSTTPKAKEPLPLPLGDCSSGGAAGPGPARPPAPPWPPRPSETARTEPVVLVFVESVYSQLGQEIVAILESSRFRYSTELAPGRGDMPTLTERARGRYALVVYENLLKYVNLDAWSRELLDRYCVEYGVGIIGFFRAHEHSLLSAQLKGFPLFLHSNLGLRDYQVNPAAPLLHLTRPSRLEPGPLPGEDWTVFQSNHSTYEPVLLASPRLAEASSLGPVPRRARLPTVVQDLGLHDGIQRVLFGHSLTFWLHKLVFVDAVAYLTGKRLCLALDRYILVDIDDIFVGKEGTRMKVADVEALLTTQSKLRALVPNFTFNLGFSGKFYHTGTEEEDAGDDMLLRHRNEFWWFPHMWSHMQPHLFHNRSVLADQMRLNKQFALLYEAWKSVWGIQVTSTEEYPHLRPARYRRGFIHNGIMVLPRQTCGLFTHTIFYNEYPGGSRELDRSIRGGELFLTVLLNPISIFMTHLSNYGNDRLGLYTFESLVRFLQCWTRLRLQTLPPAPLAQKYFDLFPQERSPLWQNPCDDKRHKDIWSKEKTCDRLPKFLIVGPQKTGTTAIHFFLSLHPAVTSSFPSSSTFEEIQFFNGPNYYKGIDWYMDFFPVPSNASTDFLFEKSATYFDSEVVPRRGAALLPRAKIITVLTNPADRAYSWYQHQRAHGDPVALNHTFYQVISAPPQAPSALRALQNRCLIPGYYSTHLQRWLTYYPSGQVLIVDGQELRTNPAASMESIQKFLGVTPLLNYTRTLRFDEGKGFWCQGLEGGKTRCLGKSKGRRYPDMDAESRLLLIDFFRDHNLELSKLLSRLGQPLPSWLQEELRRSSLG, from the exons ATGCTCCAGCTGTGGAAAGTGGTCCGTCCAGCTCGGCAGCTGGAGCTGCATCGTCTGGTGTTGCTGCTTATCGCCTTCAGCTTGGCCTCCATGGCCTTCCTGGCCTACTATGTGTCCACCACCCCCAAGGCCAAGGAGCCCCTGCCTCTGCCCCTGGGTGACTGCAGCAGTGGTGGTGCTGCAGGCCCTGGGCCAGCCCGGCCCCCGGCACCCCCCTGGCCTCCTCGGCCATCAGAAACAGCTCGCACCGAGCCCGTGGTGCTGGTCTTTGTGGAAAGTGTGTACTCACAGCTGGGCCAGGAGATTGTGGCCATCTTGGAATCCAGCCGTTTCCGATATAGCACAGAGCTGGCCCCCGGCCGGGGGGATATGCCCACATTGACCGAACGTGCCAGGGGCCGCTACGCCCTTGTTGTCTATGAGAACCTACTTAAGTACGTCAACCTGGATGCCTGGAGCCGTGAGCTCTTGGACCGATACTGTGTGGAATATGGGGTGGGCATCATCGGCTTCTTCCGTGCCCACGAGCACAGTCTGCTCAGTGCCCAGCTCAAGGGCTTCCCTCTCTTCCTACATTCCAACCTGGGGCTGCGTGACTATCAGGTGAACCCTGCCGCCCCACTGCTGCACCTCACTCGGCCCAGCCGTCTGGAGCCTGGGCCGCTGCCCGGGGAGGACTGGACAGTCTTCCAGTCCAACCACAGCACATATGAGCCAGTCCTGCTGGCCAGTCCGCGGCTGGCTGAGGCCTCCTCCCTGGGCCCGGTGCCCCGTCGTGCCCGCCTGCCCACAGTGGTGCAGGACCTGGGGCTGCATGATGGCATCCAGCGTGTGCTTTTTGGCCACAGTCTCACCTTCTGGCTTCACAAATTGGTCTTTGTGGATGCTGTTGCCTACCTCACTGGGAAGCGCCTCTGCCTTGCCCTTGATCGCTATATCCTGGTGGACATCGATGACATTTTTGTGGGCAAAGAAGGCACCCGAATGAAGGTGGCTGATGTTGAG GCCCTGCTTACCACACAGAGTAAACTCAGGGCTTTAGTCCCCAACTTCACTTTCAACCTGGGCTTCTCAGGAAAGTTCTACCATACAG GGACAGAGGAGGAAGATGCAGGGGACGACATGCTGCTGAGGCACCGAAACGAGTTCTGGTGGTTTCCCCATATGTGGAGCCATATGCAGCCACACCTGTTCCACAATCGCTCTGTGCTGGCGGATCAGATGCGGCTCAACAAACAGTTTGCTCTG CTCTATGAGGCCTGGAAATCTGTGTGGGGCATCCAGGTGACCAGCACTGAAGAATACCCCCACCTCCGGCCTGCACGCTACCGGCGAGGCTTTATTCACAACGGCATCATG GTCCTGCCCCGACAGACATGTGGTCTCTTCACTCACACCATCTTCTACAATGAGTATCCTGGAGGCTCTCGAGAGCTGGACAGGAGCATCCGTGGTGGAGAGCTCTTCCTGACCGTTCTGCTTAACCCG ATCAGCATCTTCATGACCCATCTGTCTAACTATGGCAACGACCGGCTGGGCCTGTACACTTTTGAGAGCTTGGTGCGCTTCCTGCAGTGCTGGACCCGGCTGCGCCTGCAGACTCTGCCCCCAGCCCCCCTGGCACAAAAGTACTTTGACCTCTTTCCTCAGGAACGCAGCCCGCTCTGGCAG AACCCCTGTGATGACAAGAGACACAAAGACATCTGGTCCAAGGAGAAGACGTGTGACCGGCTCCCCAAGTTCCTCATTGTGGGGCCCCAGAAaacag gaACCACGGCCATCCACTTCTTCCTGAGCCTGCACCCAGCTGTGACTAGCAGCTTCCCAAGCTCCAGCACCTTTGAAGAGATCCAGTTCTTCAATGGCCCCAATTACTACAAAGGCATCGACTG GTACATGGACTTTTTCCCAGTCCCCTCCAATGCCAGCACCGACTTCCTGTTTGAGAAAAGTGCCACCTACTTTGACTCCGAGGTTGTCCCCCGTCGGGGAGCAGCCCTGTTGCCCCGTGCCAAGATCATCACAGTGCTTACCAACCCTGCTGACCGGGCCTACTCCTGGTACCAG CATCAACGAGCACATGGTGACCCTGTAGCCCTGAACCACACCTTCTACCAAGTGATCTCAGCCCCACCACAGGCTCCTTCCGCACTCCGTGCCCTACAGAACCGCTGCCTCATCCCTGGCTACTACTCCACCCATCTGCAGCGCTGGCTCACCTATTACCCTTCTGGGCAG GTGTTGATAGTGGATGGACAGGAGCTGCGCACAAACCCAGCGGCCTCCATGGAGAGCATTCAGAAGTTCCTGGGGGTCACCCCCCTTCTCAACTACACAAGAACCCTCAG GTTTGATGAGGGGAAGGGATTCTGGTGCCAGGGGCTAGAGGGTGGCAAGACACGATGCCTGGGCAAGAGCAAAGGACGGAGGTACCCAGACATGGACGCTGAG TCCCGCCTTCTCCTGATTGACTTTTTCCGGGACCACAATCTGGAATTGTCGAAACTGCTGAGTCGGCTTGGGCAGCCATTGCCTTCTTGGCTTCAGGAAGAGCTGCGGCGTTCAAGCCTGGGCTGA
- the NDST2 gene encoding bifunctional heparan sulfate N-deacetylase/N-sulfotransferase 2 isoform X3 — protein MLQLWKVVRPARQLELHRLVLLLIAFSLASMAFLAYYVSTTPKAKEPLPLPLGDCSSGGAAGPGPARPPAPPWPPRPSETARTEPVVLVFVESVYSQLGQEIVAILESSRFRYSTELAPGRGDMPTLTERARGRYALVVYENLLKYVNLDAWSRELLDRYCVEYGVGIIGFFRAHEHSLLSAQLKGFPLFLHSNLGLRDYQVNPAAPLLHLTRPSRLEPGPLPGEDWTVFQSNHSTYEPVLLASPRLAEASSLGPVPRRARLPTVVQDLGLHDGIQRVLFGHSLTFWLHKLVFVDAVAYLTGKRLCLALDRYILVDIDDIFVGKEGTRMKVADVEALLTTQSKLRALVPNFTFNLGFSGKFYHTGTEEEDAGDDMLLRHRNEFWWFPHMWSHMQPHLFHNRSVLADQMRLNKQFALVLPRQTCGLFTHTIFYNEYPGGSRELDRSIRGGELFLTVLLNPISIFMTHLSNYGNDRLGLYTFESLVRFLQCWTRLRLQTLPPAPLAQKYFDLFPQERSPLWQNPCDDKRHKDIWSKEKTCDRLPKFLIVGPQKTGTTAIHFFLSLHPAVTSSFPSSSTFEEIQFFNGPNYYKGIDWYMDFFPVPSNASTDFLFEKSATYFDSEVVPRRGAALLPRAKIITVLTNPADRAYSWYQHQRAHGDPVALNHTFYQVISAPPQAPSALRALQNRCLIPGYYSTHLQRWLTYYPSGQVLIVDGQELRTNPAASMESIQKFLGVTPLLNYTRTLRFDEGKGFWCQGLEGGKTRCLGKSKGRRYPDMDAESRLLLIDFFRDHNLELSKLLSRLGQPLPSWLQEELRRSSLG, from the exons ATGCTCCAGCTGTGGAAAGTGGTCCGTCCAGCTCGGCAGCTGGAGCTGCATCGTCTGGTGTTGCTGCTTATCGCCTTCAGCTTGGCCTCCATGGCCTTCCTGGCCTACTATGTGTCCACCACCCCCAAGGCCAAGGAGCCCCTGCCTCTGCCCCTGGGTGACTGCAGCAGTGGTGGTGCTGCAGGCCCTGGGCCAGCCCGGCCCCCGGCACCCCCCTGGCCTCCTCGGCCATCAGAAACAGCTCGCACCGAGCCCGTGGTGCTGGTCTTTGTGGAAAGTGTGTACTCACAGCTGGGCCAGGAGATTGTGGCCATCTTGGAATCCAGCCGTTTCCGATATAGCACAGAGCTGGCCCCCGGCCGGGGGGATATGCCCACATTGACCGAACGTGCCAGGGGCCGCTACGCCCTTGTTGTCTATGAGAACCTACTTAAGTACGTCAACCTGGATGCCTGGAGCCGTGAGCTCTTGGACCGATACTGTGTGGAATATGGGGTGGGCATCATCGGCTTCTTCCGTGCCCACGAGCACAGTCTGCTCAGTGCCCAGCTCAAGGGCTTCCCTCTCTTCCTACATTCCAACCTGGGGCTGCGTGACTATCAGGTGAACCCTGCCGCCCCACTGCTGCACCTCACTCGGCCCAGCCGTCTGGAGCCTGGGCCGCTGCCCGGGGAGGACTGGACAGTCTTCCAGTCCAACCACAGCACATATGAGCCAGTCCTGCTGGCCAGTCCGCGGCTGGCTGAGGCCTCCTCCCTGGGCCCGGTGCCCCGTCGTGCCCGCCTGCCCACAGTGGTGCAGGACCTGGGGCTGCATGATGGCATCCAGCGTGTGCTTTTTGGCCACAGTCTCACCTTCTGGCTTCACAAATTGGTCTTTGTGGATGCTGTTGCCTACCTCACTGGGAAGCGCCTCTGCCTTGCCCTTGATCGCTATATCCTGGTGGACATCGATGACATTTTTGTGGGCAAAGAAGGCACCCGAATGAAGGTGGCTGATGTTGAG GCCCTGCTTACCACACAGAGTAAACTCAGGGCTTTAGTCCCCAACTTCACTTTCAACCTGGGCTTCTCAGGAAAGTTCTACCATACAG GGACAGAGGAGGAAGATGCAGGGGACGACATGCTGCTGAGGCACCGAAACGAGTTCTGGTGGTTTCCCCATATGTGGAGCCATATGCAGCCACACCTGTTCCACAATCGCTCTGTGCTGGCGGATCAGATGCGGCTCAACAAACAGTTTGCTCTG GTCCTGCCCCGACAGACATGTGGTCTCTTCACTCACACCATCTTCTACAATGAGTATCCTGGAGGCTCTCGAGAGCTGGACAGGAGCATCCGTGGTGGAGAGCTCTTCCTGACCGTTCTGCTTAACCCG ATCAGCATCTTCATGACCCATCTGTCTAACTATGGCAACGACCGGCTGGGCCTGTACACTTTTGAGAGCTTGGTGCGCTTCCTGCAGTGCTGGACCCGGCTGCGCCTGCAGACTCTGCCCCCAGCCCCCCTGGCACAAAAGTACTTTGACCTCTTTCCTCAGGAACGCAGCCCGCTCTGGCAG AACCCCTGTGATGACAAGAGACACAAAGACATCTGGTCCAAGGAGAAGACGTGTGACCGGCTCCCCAAGTTCCTCATTGTGGGGCCCCAGAAaacag gaACCACGGCCATCCACTTCTTCCTGAGCCTGCACCCAGCTGTGACTAGCAGCTTCCCAAGCTCCAGCACCTTTGAAGAGATCCAGTTCTTCAATGGCCCCAATTACTACAAAGGCATCGACTG GTACATGGACTTTTTCCCAGTCCCCTCCAATGCCAGCACCGACTTCCTGTTTGAGAAAAGTGCCACCTACTTTGACTCCGAGGTTGTCCCCCGTCGGGGAGCAGCCCTGTTGCCCCGTGCCAAGATCATCACAGTGCTTACCAACCCTGCTGACCGGGCCTACTCCTGGTACCAG CATCAACGAGCACATGGTGACCCTGTAGCCCTGAACCACACCTTCTACCAAGTGATCTCAGCCCCACCACAGGCTCCTTCCGCACTCCGTGCCCTACAGAACCGCTGCCTCATCCCTGGCTACTACTCCACCCATCTGCAGCGCTGGCTCACCTATTACCCTTCTGGGCAG GTGTTGATAGTGGATGGACAGGAGCTGCGCACAAACCCAGCGGCCTCCATGGAGAGCATTCAGAAGTTCCTGGGGGTCACCCCCCTTCTCAACTACACAAGAACCCTCAG GTTTGATGAGGGGAAGGGATTCTGGTGCCAGGGGCTAGAGGGTGGCAAGACACGATGCCTGGGCAAGAGCAAAGGACGGAGGTACCCAGACATGGACGCTGAG TCCCGCCTTCTCCTGATTGACTTTTTCCGGGACCACAATCTGGAATTGTCGAAACTGCTGAGTCGGCTTGGGCAGCCATTGCCTTCTTGGCTTCAGGAAGAGCTGCGGCGTTCAAGCCTGGGCTGA